The sequence TGCAATAACAGCATTGGGATCGGTCGGGTTACCAGATAAATTGACTCACACCAGCCGCATTGTTTTGGGCGGAGTTGGTTTGACTATCGGTGCTATTATTTGTGTGTTCGCGCCGACCCCTGTATTTCTGTCTCTTGCAGTATTTTTGTCCGGACTCGCAATAGGGCCAGTCTCGGTCGCGATCTTCACCTTGGCAGGTGCTCGCGCGCCGCAAGGCGGAGATGCGGTGGCAGTAACAGCTTTGGGTTCGGTTAACGTCTTAGGTGTTGCAACCTCTGCGTCTGTCACTGGCCAAATCGTTGGACACTCTGCCAGCTATGGTTTTTTGATTTGTTCGCTATGTGCAGCTCTCATCGCTATAGCTGCGATTGCTACTGACAAACAAAATATGACGAATTAACTTTGGAGCTTTACGCGCTGGTGACGTAAAATCAGCACTAGTGCCCTACGAATTAGAAAAAGGACGGTCATGGTAAAAAAGCGCAACGACGTCAAAGCCAAGAAGCCAAAGAAGAAGCGCTGGTATTCGTATCTCGCTGAAGCGTACAAGATCTCTCGGGAAACGTACTCGTGGACTCCTTTTGCTATTTTTGGACCACTTTTCGGTGGCATTGCCATCGGCGTTATTCTAGGCTTGGTAACTGGTAGTTGGATTATCTGGCCACTACTATTCACCTTGGTTTCCGTCACGGTCACGATGCTCATTCTGGTTGAGCTGGTCAAGCGAGCTTCATACGCCAAGATCGACGGAATCCCAGGCGCTGCAGCTGCTGTCATGGGGCAGATCAAGAGGGGCTGGATTATCAAAGAAGAGCCGGTCCGCTTTAACGCGCACACGCAAGATATGCTATTCCGCGCGATTGGCCGTCCTGGCGTAGTTCTGGTAACCGATGGCGATCGTAGTCGAACCGCAAAACTTGCTGAAGAAGAGAAGCGTTGGCTTAACCGTGTGGCTCCAGGCGTACCAATACACGTTATTTCAGTAGGACATGACGAAGATCAAACCCCGTTGCTCAAACTACAGCGAGCAATGCGCAAATTGCCGAAGGCGCTGAGCAATCAGGAAGTACAGAAGGTTTTCCAGCGGATTGACATGGTTAAGGTTAACAACATGGGTATTCCTAAGGGAATCGATCCATATAAGGCGCGTCCAGATCGCCGTGGAATGCGTGGTCGGTAAACATCTTTTTTATCTCACTATGTGGGGGTAGTTGTCTATGGCAGCTACCCCCACATTAGACTTAAGACGTAAAGTCATTGGTTTTGGAAGGACTTTTTGATGTTTTCATCAACAGATCAAGCACGCGAATATATTAAGAACGAACATATTGAATTCGTAGATATTCGATTTTGTGATTTACCGGGAATGATGCAACATTTCACGATCCCAGTAGATACTTTCAATCCGGATTCTTTGGACGAAGGTATCATGTTTGATGGCTCGTCAATTCGTGGTTTTACCGAAATACATGAATCTGATATGAAGCTTCTACCTGATCTATCATCAGCTTTTATTGATCCTTTCCGCCAAGCTAAAACTCTCGTTATCAATCACTTTGTTGTTGATCCTTTCACCAACGAACCATACGATCGTGATCCGCGAGTGATTGCTCAGCGTGCCGAGGACTATGTGCGCAGTACTGGCATTGCTGACACTGTCTACATCGGTGCGGAAGCAGAGTTCTTCGTCTTTGACGATATCCGCTTCGAGAACGTCCCACAGCGTTCCTTCTACTCTATTGATTCTAGCGAAGCGTTCTGGAATACCGGACGCGATGAAGACGGTCACAACCTTGGCTATAAGACAGAACAAAAAGCCGGCTACTTCCCAGTTGGACCGCACGATCAAATGGCAGACCTACGAGATACAATGACAAAGCTATGCCAGCAGGTTGGCCTGAAAATCGAACGTGCCCATCACGAAGTAGGGTCTGGCGGACAGCAAGAAATCAATTACCGCTTTGACACTTTGTTGACCGCAGGTGACGATTTAATGAAATTCAAGTACGTCATTAAGAATGCTGCCGTGAACGCTGGAAAAACGGCAACTTTCATGCCGAAACCGCTATTTGGAGACAACGGATCTGGTATGCACTGTCATCAGTCATTGTGGAAGAACGGTGAACCACTTTTTGCCGACGAACGCGGATACGGCGGCCTGTCTGACCTTGCTCGGTGGTACATTGGTGGCTTGTTAGAGCACGCCCCATCCTTGCTAGCGTTTACTAACCCTTCGGTTAATTCATTCCACCGGCTAGTCCCTGGCTTCGAAGCGCCAGTGAACTTGGTCTACTCAGCTCGTAATCGATCAGCCTGCATCCGTATCCCGGTTTCTGGAGGAACCTCGGCTAAAGCAAAGCGAATCGAATACCGTACCCCGGATCCATCTGCCAACCCGTATCTGGCTTTCGCGGCCCAAGTGATGGCTGGTATCGACGGAATCAAACGGCGTATTGAACCTGCAGCGCCAATTGACAAAGATTTGTACGAGCTTCCGCCGGAAGAACACGCACAGATCCCGCAACTTCC is a genomic window of Arcanobacterium phocae containing:
- a CDS encoding DUF4191 domain-containing protein, with translation MVKKRNDVKAKKPKKKRWYSYLAEAYKISRETYSWTPFAIFGPLFGGIAIGVILGLVTGSWIIWPLLFTLVSVTVTMLILVELVKRASYAKIDGIPGAAAAVMGQIKRGWIIKEEPVRFNAHTQDMLFRAIGRPGVVLVTDGDRSRTAKLAEEEKRWLNRVAPGVPIHVISVGHDEDQTPLLKLQRAMRKLPKALSNQEVQKVFQRIDMVKVNNMGIPKGIDPYKARPDRRGMRGR
- the glnA gene encoding type I glutamate--ammonia ligase, with the translated sequence MFSSTDQAREYIKNEHIEFVDIRFCDLPGMMQHFTIPVDTFNPDSLDEGIMFDGSSIRGFTEIHESDMKLLPDLSSAFIDPFRQAKTLVINHFVVDPFTNEPYDRDPRVIAQRAEDYVRSTGIADTVYIGAEAEFFVFDDIRFENVPQRSFYSIDSSEAFWNTGRDEDGHNLGYKTEQKAGYFPVGPHDQMADLRDTMTKLCQQVGLKIERAHHEVGSGGQQEINYRFDTLLTAGDDLMKFKYVIKNAAVNAGKTATFMPKPLFGDNGSGMHCHQSLWKNGEPLFADERGYGGLSDLARWYIGGLLEHAPSLLAFTNPSVNSFHRLVPGFEAPVNLVYSARNRSACIRIPVSGGTSAKAKRIEYRTPDPSANPYLAFAAQVMAGIDGIKRRIEPAAPIDKDLYELPPEEHAQIPQLPATLDDALRALEADHDYLTEGGVFSEDIIRTWIDYKMKMEIEPLRQRPHPFEYQLYYGL